The Campylobacter concisus genome has a window encoding:
- a CDS encoding phosphatidylglycerophosphatase A family protein — translation MQKLFLTFFGFGLLPKAPGTWGSVAGAVVAYFVLYFFSSTTLLLASILLFLVSISVIDDFEKKVNSHDESFIVIDEVAGVWLAIAISGATISQLVLSLVLFRVLDIKKPSIIGRIDRNVKGGLGVMGDDMVAGFFAGIISAMIYGVAMKFGVVLP, via the coding sequence ATGCAAAAGCTATTTTTGACATTTTTTGGATTTGGACTTTTACCAAAGGCGCCTGGCACTTGGGGCTCGGTGGCTGGGGCTGTGGTGGCTTATTTTGTGCTATATTTTTTCTCATCTACCACGCTTTTGCTAGCTAGCATTTTGTTATTTTTGGTGAGCATCAGTGTCATTGATGATTTTGAAAAAAAGGTAAATTCGCACGACGAGAGTTTTATCGTGATCGACGAAGTTGCTGGCGTTTGGCTCGCTATAGCCATTAGCGGAGCGACTATCTCTCAGCTAGTTCTCTCACTCGTGCTTTTTAGAGTGCTTGATATCAAAAAACCATCGATCATTGGCAGGATCGACCGCAACGTAAAGGGCGGGCTTGGCGTCATGGGCGATGATATGGTTGCTGGATTTTTCGCTGGCATTATTAGCGCGATGATATATGGCGTGGCTATGAAATTTGGCGTAGTTTTGCCATAA